Genomic DNA from Candidatus Koribacter versatilis Ellin345:
GTGCTCCAGCCTGCTTCCTGGCGCGAGAGACGAGCACGCGCACACCTTTCAGCGGCAGAGTTTCGGCTGGTTTGGATCGGCTCGGCATGCGGTTATGGCTGCGCTGGCGCTGCGATGTTCTGGCTGTAGACGTCTTCGAGGATCTTCGTCGCGCCGCGGGCGAGCAGCGTCTTGCCGACTTCCTCGCCAAGGTGCGCAGGATCCGCGCCGGATTTCGATTCGCGCAAGATCTCCGATCCATCGGGTCGCGCGCAGATCGCGGTGAGATGCACCTGTCCGTCTTTCACTTCCGCAAAGGCGCCAATTGGCACCTGGCATCCGCCGCCAAGCTGATTCAGCAGAGCCCGCTCGGCGGTCGTCGTGGCGCGCGCATCGTAATCATTGAGGAAGCTCAGAATCTCGCGCATGCGCGTGTCGCCGAGGCGAATCTCGATGCCGAGAGCTCCTTGCCCTGCTGCCGGGCACATCACGTCTTCGCTGATAATCTCCTTCACCAGTTGCGTCTTGCCCAAACGATTCAGGCCGGCGAAGGCCAAGATGATGGCGTCGTACTCGCCTTGTTCGAGTTTGCGAACCCGCGTATCCACATTGCCGCGCA
This window encodes:
- the hemC gene encoding hydroxymethylbilane synthase, which codes for MATLRIGSRGSQLALWQANHISALLRERGHEVELEIIKTTGDKILDVALAKVGTKGMFTKEIEEALAAGKVDVAVHSLKDLPTELPQGFELAAVTKRENPRDVFLSVKYDSISGLPQGAKVGTSSLRRQAQIKAIRPDLEIFPLRGNVDTRVRKLEQGEYDAIILAFAGLNRLGKTQLVKEIISEDVMCPAAGQGALGIEIRLGDTRMREILSFLNDYDARATTTAERALLNQLGGGCQVPIGAFAEVKDGQVHLTAICARPDGSEILRESKSGADPAHLGEEVGKTLLARGATKILEDVYSQNIAAPAQP